DNA from Mucilaginibacter mallensis:
TCAAATTAACATTGCTGGTGCAGATACAACGATAAATGTGACATTAAATCCGTCGTCAGGGAATACTCTAAAAGAAGTAGTTATTTCTACAGGTATCAGAACAAAGCCCCGCACGATAACAGATAGTCCGGTGCCGATTGACATTGTAGGCGGAAAAGACCTGGCCAGCACAGGGCAGCCTTCGTTTGACAAGGCTTTAGAATACCGGGTACCGTCTTTCAATACAGTAAATACACCTGTAAATGATGCTACTTCCCTATTAGACCCCTATGAAATACGCAACCTGGGGCCAAGTCGCACCCTGATTTTAATAGACGGTAAACGTAAGAACCCTAGTGCCCTTACTTATATAGTGCCATCCCCTGGTCGGGGAGAAGGCGGTGCAGATCTTTCGGCAATTCCAATCGACGCCATTGACCATATCGAAATATTGCGTGACGGAGCTTCGGCACAATATGGTTCGGATGCGATAGCAGGTGTTTTGAACGTAATTTTGAAAAAGAAAAGTAATTATGGCGCTATAACATTAAACAGCGGTATAACAGGCAAAGGGGATGGTGGACGCCTTGGGGTAAGCTTAACAAACGGAGTTATTCTCAATAATGACGGCTACATCAATTATACCCTTGATTTAAGCCATATAGGTAAAGCGGACAGGCCGGGAATCGTTTCTGCAATTGGAGAAGCAAACAGCAGCACTGGTTTTGGTGCCGACATCAATGTTGTTAATGCCTATCTGGCAAAATATCCTACTGCAAACAATCATAACGCTGACCCGGAAAAAACGGCAGGTAAATTTCTGATCAATGGCGGCATCCCACTCGATGAAAATAGTCAGGTTTATTTTAATGCTGCCTATGTTGCCAAAAAGGTGAACAGTTTTGCCAATTTCCGCACACCATATTGGCAGAGTACAGACTATGGCCTGCTCCACGCGGCAGGTACAGAATACATCGGCTATGGGCCAACCTTTGAGGGCGACTTGTCAGATTACAATGGAACAATTGGTATCAAATCCCAAAAAAATGGCTGGAATACAGATGTAAGTTTTACCACCGGGGGGAATCAACAATTGTATACCGTGAATAATACTATAAATAACAGCTTAGGTGTAAACAGCCCTATTAGTTTTAAAACAGGTGGGTTCTCATTCTCCAATAATATCGGCAATATAGATATATCAAGAAAGGTGACCGACCAGTTAAATATTGCCTTTGGTAGTGAGTTCAGGGTAGAACGGTGGCAATTGATTCCTGGCGATACGGCCTCCTACTCTGGTGGTGGTGCACAGTCGTTTCCTGGTTACCAGGCCAAAAATGCAATCATAGCCAATAGATACAATCTTGGCGGATACTTTTCGTTGGATTATGACGTCACTCATGACTTTCTCGTAAGTGGTACCATACGTGATGAACAATATAGCGATTTTGGTAATACCTTTGTTTGGAAATTAAGTTCCAGATATAAACTGCTTGATGATAAACTGACTTTACGTGGTTCAGCATCTACCGGCTTTAAAGCTCCTTCGCTGGCACAATTGTATGAACAGTTATCGACGCCTGCAGTTAGCGGTGGCACGGTTATCACCCAGGGCCTTGTGAACAATATCAGCCCGCAGGCAAAGGCAATCGGAATACCCGAACTCAAACCGGAGAAATCGCTCAATTTAACTGCAGGTGTTGGCGTAAACCCTGTAGATAATTTAAATATTACGCTTGACTACTATAATATTAAAATCACCGACCGTATCATTTTGAGTAATACGATAGGGCCTGGCACCGGGCCCGGCGCGGCAGGATTAGATAGTGTATTATCTAAAAACCATATTGCGAAAGTTATTTTTTTTACCAACGGGTTGGATACAAGAACACAGGGACTTGATTTTGTAGCATCTTATCGCAATATATTATTGGGATCAGGCAGATTGGGATTAAATGTTTCAGGTAATTATACCTTGGAAAATAAAAATCTGGGCACCATAAATCCACCGCTGATTGAAGCAGCGGGCGCTTCCGTTATTAACGCCAACTTTGAGGCTTTACTGTTAACCTCTCGCCCCAAATTTAAATATATACTCGGGGCAGATTATAGAATTGGTAAATGGTCGTTCAATGCCAATGAAACCATATTTGGCCCAACAACTTTTCATGATACCGACAATGAATTGAACCCCAATTTAAATGTTGTATTTAAAACAAAAGGGGTAACAGATATTGGCTTCAACTTTGATATTTTAAAAAACCTGACGTTTAGTGGAGGGGTTGAAAACCTGTTTAATGTTCTTCCCAAATGGCATTTTGTGGCGCCCAATGCCGCAGGGCAAGCAGTGCTAGCGGATCCGGCCCAGGTGTTGTATAATACCAATGGGATAACCTTCAATGGCAGATATCCGGTAACTACTAATAATGGCTCGCAATTTAGCCAACTGGGCATAATTTATTCTGCCAGTTTAAAATTAAAATTTTAACCTATTTTACACCAGCAAATAAAAGTCTGGAACATCAATTCGATGTTCCGGACTTTTTAGTTGGGTAAACAACGATGTAAAAACATGATAGTATGAGTAAAAAGCAAGGCAATTTCTTAAAACACTATGGTAGCATCTTATTGCTATTGGCCGGGTTAATCATCGGGAGCGTCCTGGGTATTTTTTTTGGAGCGAAAGTTGAGCTCATAAAACCTCTGGGTGATATTTTTATCAATCTATTA
Protein-coding regions in this window:
- a CDS encoding TonB-dependent receptor, with product MQLFIRKKQVPALSRLLLSFIILFTAYGASAQSILKGKISDPQGAPLVGATIKTDESGGTSSDANGAYSAKVTNGKHKLTFSFTGFETIVLQINIAGADTTINVTLNPSSGNTLKEVVISTGIRTKPRTITDSPVPIDIVGGKDLASTGQPSFDKALEYRVPSFNTVNTPVNDATSLLDPYEIRNLGPSRTLILIDGKRKNPSALTYIVPSPGRGEGGADLSAIPIDAIDHIEILRDGASAQYGSDAIAGVLNVILKKKSNYGAITLNSGITGKGDGGRLGVSLTNGVILNNDGYINYTLDLSHIGKADRPGIVSAIGEANSSTGFGADINVVNAYLAKYPTANNHNADPEKTAGKFLINGGIPLDENSQVYFNAAYVAKKVNSFANFRTPYWQSTDYGLLHAAGTEYIGYGPTFEGDLSDYNGTIGIKSQKNGWNTDVSFTTGGNQQLYTVNNTINNSLGVNSPISFKTGGFSFSNNIGNIDISRKVTDQLNIAFGSEFRVERWQLIPGDTASYSGGGAQSFPGYQAKNAIIANRYNLGGYFSLDYDVTHDFLVSGTIRDEQYSDFGNTFVWKLSSRYKLLDDKLTLRGSASTGFKAPSLAQLYEQLSTPAVSGGTVITQGLVNNISPQAKAIGIPELKPEKSLNLTAGVGVNPVDNLNITLDYYNIKITDRIILSNTIGPGTGPGAAGLDSVLSKNHIAKVIFFTNGLDTRTQGLDFVASYRNILLGSGRLGLNVSGNYTLENKNLGTINPPLIEAAGASVINANFEALLLTSRPKFKYILGADYRIGKWSFNANETIFGPTTFHDTDNELNPNLNVVFKTKGVTDIGFNFDILKNLTFSGGVENLFNVLPKWHFVAPNAAGQAVLADPAQVLYNTNGITFNGRYPVTTNNGSQFSQLGIIYSASLKLKF